GAAGATGAGTATAGCGCCATATATGGCCCGCTGCTTGGTTATCCAACATTTGACGGCATCGCATTTCAGATTCACCTGGGCTCAGAGGCAACAGGAGATTTGAAGGTGTACAACATTACGAAAGATTGGTACACCCAGTCTACCAATAGTGGCCGCAAGTGGGCCATTATGATGGATGAGTGCTGCGGCTGGAAGACGGGCGTGCGCCCCTGGGGTGACGAGTACAATCTCGATGAAGTGCGTCCTGACGTCCTCTGGGGCAACCTGATGGCCGGCGGCGGCGGCGTTGAGTGGTTCTTCGGCGATCGCAAGCCCATGCAATACGATCTTGCTACTGAGGATTTTCGGCTCTACAGTCTTATGTGGGCCTACACACGCCACGCCCGCAATTTCTTCTTCGACCATCTGCCTTTCACAGAAATGGCTCCCCAGACAGATCTGGCTGACGATGAAGACCATCTCGTTTTTGCCAACCCGGGAGAAATCTACGCCATATACCTGCGAGAAGGCGGTAGTCCATCGTTGGATTTAGCCGCAAACGTGGGCAATTATCGGGTAAAATGGTACAATCCCCGCAATGGCGGCGGACTACAGCATGGGTCCGTCACAACTTTTTCTGGCGCAGGAGTGCAGAGCCTCGGCAATCCTCCAACAGCAGAAGATGAAGACTGGGTAGTGATGGTCGAGAACGTAGGATTTACCGGTTATTCCAATGCAGTGTATACCTATCAGCAAGCACTCGACAATCCGCTCAAGCTGATGTTTGACGCTTCAGCCGCAGCCAGTGTGGGTGGCAGCATCGTATCTTACAACTGGGATTTTGGTGATGGCACAAGTGGCTCAGGTGTATCACCCAGTCATACGTATCAGAAAGCCGGCACCTTTCAACCTGTGCTATCGGTTACCGATAACCTCGGCAATACCGATGAATTTAGCATGCCCATTGCAGTGATTCCTGCAGCCGGGCAAGCCCAATCGGGTCTATGGGGAACGTATTTCAATAACACAACCCTGAGTGGCACTCCTGAAACCCGGCTCGACCCCCGTATCAACTTCAAATGGGGCAACGGCATTCCCATCCGGCTTGTTGATGAAGATAACTTTTCTGTTCGCTGGGAAGGCCATGTACTGGCAGACTATAGCGAAACCTACACAATACGCCTCGAAGCAGAGGACGGTGCGCGGCTTTGGATTGACGATGTGCTACTCATAGATACCTGGGCCAACGACGCGTATTCTAATACAAGCGTTCAGGTGGCCCTGCAGGCCGGCCAATTCAAAAAAATAAAACTTGAAATGGTGGCCAATACCGGCCGCGCAGATATCCGTCTGTTCTGGTCTGCGCCCTCGCTCGTAGAACAGATTATCCCTGAGCAGCACTTCTTTTATGCGCCGGACATTACGCTGCCAGTAACCCTTACCAGTTTCACCGGCCTCGTCGACGAAGAGTTGATCCATTTGCAATGGGAAACGGCGTCAGAATTGAACAATGCCGGGTTTGAAGTTCAGTTTTTGTCCGCCCATACATTGTTGCCCAATGAAGAGGCAGCTGCCACATGGCAATCCCTGGCATTTGTATCCGGTCAAGGGACAACAGACGCACCACATGCCTACCAGTACACTGTTGAAGGCCTTGCACCAGGCATTTATGACTTCCGGCTCAAACAGATAGACTTTGATGGCACTTTCATGCATACAGCACCGATCCAGATTGTCTTCCAGACATCGGGCGAAGTTGTACTACACGCCAACTATCCC
This sequence is a window from Bacteroidota bacterium. Protein-coding genes within it:
- a CDS encoding PA14 domain-containing protein — its product is MHQRWKTIIAICLFCFSTQTVYSDPHVESAQNQNVTLSGELKQWHPVTLEIEGPTVSETDAINPFFDYRVEATFSLNGIDHVVPGYFAGDGNAANSSVAAGNIWHAHFTPQQTGNWTYTVTFVRGTDVAIDPTAIVDETILAGTSDSFTITASDKSGKDLKGRGALRNVGASYLQFDNGDWYIKGGTDSPENILAYTEFDGTYSLDVINFVKDFDPHIQDWQAGDPVWQSSKGKGLIGAINYLSSQDVNAAFILINNLGLNDSEDEGNEDVWPWIDPDTLDRYDVSKLAQWDIVFQHMQEMGLVLHFALQEIDNDVLLDNGDLGRDRKLFYREMFARFGYHNGVIWNIGEELRSDRNTDAQRKSYIDYIADLDVYSHPIVAHTWPGEDEYSAIYGPLLGYPTFDGIAFQIHLGSEATGDLKVYNITKDWYTQSTNSGRKWAIMMDECCGWKTGVRPWGDEYNLDEVRPDVLWGNLMAGGGGVEWFFGDRKPMQYDLATEDFRLYSLMWAYTRHARNFFFDHLPFTEMAPQTDLADDEDHLVFANPGEIYAIYLREGGSPSLDLAANVGNYRVKWYNPRNGGGLQHGSVTTFSGAGVQSLGNPPTAEDEDWVVMVENVGFTGYSNAVYTYQQALDNPLKLMFDASAAASVGGSIVSYNWDFGDGTSGSGVSPSHTYQKAGTFQPVLSVTDNLGNTDEFSMPIAVIPAAGQAQSGLWGTYFNNTTLSGTPETRLDPRINFKWGNGIPIRLVDEDNFSVRWEGHVLADYSETYTIRLEAEDGARLWIDDVLLIDTWANDAYSNTSVQVALQAGQFKKIKLEMVANTGRADIRLFWSAPSLVEQIIPEQHFFYAPDITLPVTLTSFTGLVDEELIHLQWETASELNNAGFEVQFLSAHTLLPNEEAAATWQSLAFVSGQGTTDAPHAYQYTVEGLAPGIYDFRLKQIDFDGTFMHTAPIQIVFQTSGEVVLHANYPNPFNPVTQIRFELPVSAEVDLSVFDVTGRKVAVLVDGPMQSGRHSVAFDGLNLSSGTYFYQLQTGNLRITKPMTLTK